The genomic region TAATGGTCGGCCCCTGAGGCCCCTGTGGAGGAAAGAGATGCACTCCAATCGCCAACGCATCGATAAGCAACAACCCTAACCAGAACAAGGGCATCGAGTAACCAGTCAACTCGACACTCGTCAGGAAGTGATCCAACGCTCCATCGCGATGCACCGCTTGCCAAATCCCCAAAGGAATCCCAACGATGAGTCCGAGTCCATACGCAAGAGCCACCAGCAGGGCGGTTTTCGGAAGTGCCTGTCCGATCAGGGTTCGCACCGGGGCGTTCTGGGTATACGAGTAACCAAGATTACCGTGCAGAAGCTGTCCCAAATAATTGAAATACTGAACAATCAGGGGCTTGTTATAGCCATTAGCAACGATGAACTCCTTCACCTGAATCGGCGTGGCCTGGGGTCCGAGAATCGCACGCGCAGGACCACCAGGCAGGGAATGCACCATCACAAAGACAATCACCGAGACCCCAATCACCACCACAATAGCTTGCAGCAATCTTCGGACTAGGTACAGTACGCTCATCGTGCCTGGCTCACCAGATCTTTGTAGACAACCCCCTCTTTCACCACCATCACGATGTGGTTGGCGTTCTCGAGTTGATCGATCTGTTGGAGAGGATCGCAATCGGTAACGACGAC from Ferrimicrobium sp. harbors:
- a CDS encoding ABC transporter permease — its product is MSVLYLVRRLLQAIVVVIGVSVIVFVMVHSLPGGPARAILGPQATPIQVKEFIVANGYNKPLIVQYFNYLGQLLHGNLGYSYTQNAPVRTLIGQALPKTALLVALAYGLGLIVGIPLGIWQAVHRDGALDHFLTSVELTGYSMPLFWLGLLLIDALAIGVHLFPPQGPQGPTISASFSDPVALVLPVVTLMITVFGSFARFARSAALDSLAQDYIRTARAKGLTRWQVLSRHVLRNSLLPLISLVGLILPLVIAGALVVEQVFNYPGMGLLFWNSAIARDYPIVMGVALVVAVATVLGSLLADILYRFADPRVSY